Within Halorussus sp. MSC15.2, the genomic segment GCCTCGAAATCGACCGGAGCGCGGTCCCCGTGCGCGAAGAGACCACCGAACTCTGCGCGGCGATGGGCGTCGACCCGCTCCGAATATTCGGGTCCGGCGCGCTGCTGGCGACCGTTCCGGCGGCCGAGTGCGACGACGCGCTCGCGTCGCTCGACGCGGAGGGCGTCCCGGCCGCCGAAATCGGCGTCGTGGACGAGACCGACGACCCCGGGGTCGCCATCGGCGGCGAACTCGTCCGCGAGGCGATACGCGACGACCTCTACGACCTCTGGGAGTAGTGCGAACGAGCGGTGGCTTGTCTGTGGGTTAGAGGGGTAGCGGAGTGGGAAATAGAAGAGTGAGAGGAGGGACAGGTCGCGATGACGAGAGCGATAGGTGTCCACCCCCCACATCCATCCACAGATGTTTACTCGGTATAGAATAAAATTTTTTGCCCCTCCCGCTACTACCCCCTGCTATGGAAGCAGTTGTTATCCGACGGAGTGAGATGACGCCGACAGTCGCCGACGTACCGCGTCCGGAACCCGAACCCGGCGAGGTGCTGGTCCGGACGCTCAGGGTCGGCATCGACGGGACCGACCGAGAGGTCATCGCGGGGAGTCACGGCGGGTTTCCGGACGGCGAGGACCACCTGATTCTGGGCCACGAGGCGGTCGGCGTGGTCGAAGACGCCAACGGCACCGTCTTCGAGGAGGGCGACGTGGTCGTTCCGACCGTCAGGCGACCGCCCGCCGGGGGTTCGAACGAGTACTTCGAGCGCGACGAACCCGATATGGCCCCACCCGAGGCGTGCGTCGAGCGCGGCATCGACGGCGCGCACGGGTTCATGTCGGAGTACTTCACGAGTCCGGCCGAGACCCTCGTTCCGGTACCCGACGACCTCGCGGAGTGGGGTTTTCTGGTGGAACCCATCAGTATCTCCGAGAAGGCTATCGAACACGCCGCCGCCTCGCGGTCGGCGTTCGACTGGGACCCCGATACGGGTCTGGTCCTCGGCAACGCAGTCTCGGCCTGCTCACGCTCGCCATGCTGGAAGTCGGGGGCTACGAGCGAACGTACTGCCTCGGTCGGCGGGACCGACCGGACCCGACTATCGACATCATCGAGGAGTTGGGCGGAACCTACGTCGATTCGCGCGAGACGCCGGTGTCCCGAATCGCAGAGGTTCACGAACCGATGGACTTCGTCTACGAGGCCACCGGCTACGCGAAACACGCCTTCGAGTCCATCGAGGCGCTCGCGCCCGGCGGAGTCGGAGCGCTGCTCGGCGTGCCGGAACCGTGGGAGTTCGAAATCGACGGCGGGCGACTCCACAAGGAGTTCGTGATGAACAACAAGGCGCTGGTCGGCAGCGTCAACTCCAACGTCTCGCACTTCGAGTCCGCGGCCCGGACCCTCGGTGACCTCCCGGCGTGGTTCCTCGACGCCCTCGTGACGCGCGTCCACGACTTCGACGACTACGAGGCCGCATTTGCGTCGGACGAAACGACAATAAAGACCGCCCTCCAATTTAGCCAGATATGAAGAACGTAGACGACCTCATCGAGAGCGCGGCACAACTCGCCGAGCAGGGGCTGTCCAAGGGCGAAATCGCCGACGAACTCAACGTGTCGCGCGAGACTGCGAGCTGGTTGGTCGAACGGAGCGGCACGGGCACGCCGACCACTGCGACCCAGACCGAACCTTCGGGCGGTCCCCACGACATCCACGTGGACTGGTCGGCGCTCGGCCGTGACAGCAACCGCCTCCACCACGCCGGGGCCGCGATGGCCGACCTCATGGCGAAGCAGAGCGACGAAGTGGACCTCACCATCGGCATCGAGAAGGCGGGCGCACCGCTCGCCACGTCGGTCGCGCGAGAACTCGACACCGACCTCGGAACCTACGCCCCGAGCAAGCACCAGTGGGAGGAAGGCGACATCGAGGACCTCGGTGGAACGTTCTCCCGGAACTTCGCCCAGATTCGGGACCGCGAGTGCTACGTCGTGGACGACACCATCACGAGCGGACGACGATGGGCGAGACCGTCGAAGCCATCCGCGAGGAAGGCGGCACGCCGGTCGCCTGCGTCGTCCTCGTGGACAAACAGGGCGTCGAAGAGATTCAGGGCGTGCCGGTCCACTCGCTCATCAACGTCGTCCGCGTCGGCAACGACGAGTAGCACAACTTCTTTGCGCACGGGGGTCGTATCGGAGGGTATGACCTTTCAGCCGGAAAGTGACCTAACCGAAGAAGAGGTGCGAGAGCGCGTGGATTCGACCATCGCCGACAACGAGGTCGTCCTGTTCATGAAGGGAAACGAACTGATGCCCCAGTGTGGCTACTCCCAGAAGGCGCTGGAACTCCTCCAGCAGCACCGCGACGACTACGAGACGGTGGACGTGCTGGACGCGCTCCCGGAGTTCCGGGCCGCGCTGGAGGACCACAGCGGGTGGGAAACCATCCCGCAGACGTTCGTGGACGGCGAGTTCGTCGGCGGGAGCGACGTGCTGGCCGAACTCGACGAACGCGGCGAACTCGCCGACGAGTTGTCGGCTTGAGTACTTATTTCGACGGACTGACCGAGGACCAAAAGAGTAGCCCATATATGTTCGGACCACCTACACTGCCGTGTACCGTGTCGTCAGCCGGGAACCTGCATGTAAATTACAAATGACGGGGCAAGTATATCGACTTCATTCGACGCTCGAACTGCCGCTAGAGAACGTTTACGACTACTTCGAGGAGGACCCTGACCTACCCCCGAAAATCTCCAGCGTCGATATCACCCGGCGCAAGAACACGCTCATCATCAGCGCGGTCGCCGACGACGAGAGCATCAGCAAGTATACGCCGACCGCGCAACTGAAGGCCTCCATCTCGGAGACCCGCGTCTACACCGAGGAGGAACAGAAGCGACGCGAGGGTCCCCGGTGGGGCGACGACGCCGAGGAACTCGACGAAGAGGAAGACGACGAACCGATGGGCGAACTCATCGAGGTCGCCGCGTTCAAGGGCGACCGCGAGACCGTCCTCCAGAACACGGCAGTTCAGTATCCGATGTTCCTCGTCCTCTGCGAAATCGCTCGGTTGGCCGAGAAAGGAACGCTGACGGCCATCACCGAGGTAGACGGCGAACTGCAGGCGACTCGCATCGTGGACGGCGAGGACCGACCCGCGTCCATCGAGGTCGTCGAGGGACCGACATCCTCGAATTCCGGGTCCAGCGGAGTCGATTGGCGCGACAACGAGTTTATCTAACCACTTTTTTCTTCGTCGGGTGTCCTCGTTCGCTTCGCTCACTGCGGGCACCGCTCTCTGCTCGCGGCTTGCCGCTCGCACGGTACGAGGGACGTAGTCCCTCGCTACTCGAAAAATCTGGACCAAAAAAAAGACCTGCTCGCTCGTTGCTGGCGCTCCTCACTCGCAGTACAGAAACGGTGTGGCGAGAGACTACTGCGCGAGCCTCCGGCTCGCTGCCAAGAGAAAAATAGGTTTGCTGTCGAGGCAGGAAATCGGCCCCGGCGCGCGATACCGTGCGCAGTTTTACCGTGCTACGCTGTCCCACCAACGGCGGCCTGAACCCGCGGTAACGGAGACCTTCGTGCGACTGCGGTCGCCCTGCGCGATTGGAGAGCCGAAAAGCACTTTAGGGACGTAATTAGATGTAATTACGAACGATGCCCGAAGACTTCCCAGACTACGTCGACGTAGACTACAGTGACGGCGAAGGCGAGGAACCCGAGGACTACGCCTCGATGGAGCACAAGATAGAGAAGGCCATCGAAGTGACCCGCGAGGGACTCGAACAGTACGAGAACCCCGCCGTGATGTGGACCGGCGGAAAGGACTCGACGCTCACGCTGTACTTCATCAAGGAGGTCGCCGAGAAGTACGACCTCCCGACCCCGACCGCGGTCTTCATCGACCACTTCCAACACTTCGACGAGATTCACGACTTCGTCTCCAAGTGGGAAGACGAGTGGGACCTCGACGTCGTCTACGCCAGCAACGACGACGTGGGCGAGTACGCCGAGGAGAACGACCTCTCGCCGGGCGACGACATCCCCATCGACGCCCTGAACGACCACAACCAGCACCACGTCCGCGAGATTCTGGAGTACGAGGAGGACACCTTCCCGTTCCTGCTCGATACCTACGTCGGCAACCACCTGCTGAAGACCGTCGCGCTCAACGACACCATCGAGGAACTCGACATCGACGGCATCATCTCCGGCGTCCGCTGGGACGAACAGGAGGCCCGCGCCGACGAGACGTTCTTCTCCCCGCGCCACGACCCCGACATCTACCCGCCCCACGACCGCGTGCAGCCGATTCTCCAGTTCGACGAGCGCGCAGTCTGGGACGCCTTCTGGCACTTCGTCGTCCCGGACACCGTCGACGAGTACCCCGACGACGGCTACGTCCCGCAGTCCGACGACGACCTGCCGAACGGTCTCACGCAGGACGACATCCCGGTCAGCCCCAAGTACTTCGCCGGGTTCCGCTCGCTCGGCAGCGAGGTCAGCACCGAGAAGTCCGACGAGGAGCCAGCGTGGCTTCAGGACCTCGAAGACACGACCGAACGCGCGGGCCGCGCCCAAGACAAGGAAGACCTGATGGAGCGCCTGCGCGACCTCGGCTACATGTAGGAACGGCCGTTTACTGCACTCGGAAATTCGCTTCCGGCGAATTTCCTCGGTGGTAAACGCTCGGTCCAAAACTGTCGCCACGCCCCCACTCACGCACGCCCGTCGCGTGAGTTCGGGGGAGTTCGGTCTGCTCACTCCCGTCACTCGCGGTCGTCCGTTGGTACGCGACTGGGTAAGGGTTGGACGACCGCAGGAGTGAGTCTGGCCGTCGTTTCTCCGCGATTTTTCTCGCCGATAACTACCGCGTCGCTCGGTACTCGCCGTGCTTGACGCCGAGGAGGAGCGCTATCAGGCCGAACACCAGCATCGAGGGCGTCACCATCATCAACACGGTGCTCGTGGCCATGAAATCCATTCCGATGAGCGCGGCCGTCCCGGCGGCGACGATTCCCAGCAGTATCGCGGCGGTCACGGGCAAATTAAATTCCATACACGAACCTCAGGACGAGAGGAGGAAAAGCGTTGCTCTACTCCCCTTTCGGACGAACCACGTCGGCCAGCGTCACCAGCAGGCCGAGGAACCACCCCGTCGGCACCGAGAGACCGAACCACATCGCCACGTAGTTCGCACCTTCGAGCGTGAACTGCTCGCGGAGGAACGTGTTGATACCCCACAGGTCGAGAGGGTTGTCCAGCAACCAGACCGCGAGCGTGTAGCTCTTCGGGAAGATGACCGCCGAGAGGGTCGGCGAGTAGAGCGCCGCGACGACCGGCGGCAGGAAGATGGCCGTCATCGCGGAGGGGTAGGCGAGCAACACCGTGGTGAAGCGGCCACCGCGGGTGCCCGTGACGTACGCGAACGCCGCCGCGACGGTCGCCACGCCGCCCGCGGCACCGACCGCGAGGAACCCGTCGGTCGAGAAGCGCAGTCGCGCGAGCGCGGTCAGGCCGCCCCACACCAGCAGCGACAGCAGGACCACGCCGACGACGCCGAGTCGGGTCGCGGTCCCGTCTATCTTCCGGGTGTAGTACCGGGCCGCGAACCCGAACAGCGTGAGGGGGTAGAGGAGCGCGACGACCGCCGTCCCGACCGCGCTCCACGCTCGGTACGCGACCTTCCCGGAGGTCGAAGTCGGTTCCCACTTACCGAGGACGCCGCTCTGGTTCCCGCGCTGGCGCGGGAAGAACAGGGCCATCCAACTCTCGTGGAGTCGCCGCAGGTCGTATCGAATCGCGCCGAGGAGACCAGTACTTCGTGTTCCGCCGTGCATCTGCATTTTAATACGTTACGGCTAATATGAAGCTTCGGGGTGGGGACGAGGAGTGAAGTCGTTCTGACGTTTGGTTTCTATTCGTTCGCCGCGGTCTCGAACGGGATTACATCAGCGAAGTCGAAGGTCACGAAGTCCGCCTGCGATGGCATCCGCATCACCGAACGCTCGTCGGTCGAGAACACCGATTCAACGCCAAAAATACCACTTCCCCGGCGACGGTTCGCTGACCGGAACGAACGCCGGTTACCGATTCCGAACGCGTTCGGACCGGTCCTCCCTGCGCGTCTCCTCGGCGGTTCGTACGCTCTGACGGTCCGCTCCGTCAGTTCCCATCACGTCGCCGAGTCGGCGCTCGAACTCCTCGCGGGAGAGTTCGCCCGCGGCGTAGCGGCGCTTCAGGACCGCTTCGGGCGTCTCGACGTCCGTCTGCGCCTCGGCCGCACCGTCGGGATACGCCGCCGCCGACTCCACGTTCCCGATGAGCGAGAGGTACACCGGCCAGAGGGTGAACACTCCGAGCAGGAACGCCGGAATGCCGACGGCGGTCGCGAACAGTCCCGTCACGAAGGCGCCGAACGTGGCCGCGGGACTAATCATCTCGATGCCGCCGAAGAACAGGAACGGCGCGAGGGAGAGGGCAGTCCCGCCGAGAAGCGTTCGACCGAGCACACCGTTGGGCGTGTAATGTTCGACGAGTCGGTGGAGAGCGCGGAAGGTGGAGGTGTCAGCGGGCTGGTTCATCGTCAGGATACTCGAACACCCATAAGTAAAAAATTTTGTTCGGCGAGCGAGAACGAGAGCCTCGACCGGACGGACGGTCAGCGACTCAGTTCCACGGGCCGAAGTCGGGGTCCACTCGCCGGTCGCGCTCCTCGATGCTCGCTATCTTCTCGACGTCCTCGGCGTCGAGTTCGAGGTCGAGCGCGCCCCAGTTGTCGCGGATGTGGTCTTCGCTGGACGCCTTCGGAATCGCGGCCACGCCGTCGCGCTGGAGGAGCCACGCGAGGCTGACCTGCGCCGCGGAGGCGTCGTGCTTCTCGGCGACGTCCTGAATCTCGGGCACGTCGAACACCTTCCCGCGGGCCAGCGGCGAGTAGGCCACGAGATTCACGTCGTTCTCTTGGCCGTACTCGACCAGTTCGTCCTGCGGGAGCAGCGGATGCATCTCGACCTGATTGGCGAACACCGGCGCGTCCAGAATCTCCTGCGCCTCGTCCAGATGTCGCGGTTCGAAGTTCGAGACGCCGACGTTCTCCACGAGACCGTCGTCGTGGAGTTGGTCGAACGCCGGGAGGGTGTCCTCGGGGTCGTACTCGTTGGCTGGCCAGTGGACGTACAGCAGGTCCACGTACTCAACGCCGAGTTTGTCGAGGCTCTCCTTGGCGGTCTCTATCACGTCGTCGTGCGAGAGATTGCTCGTCCACACTTTCGTGGCGAGGAAGACGTCGTCGCGGTCCACGTCGGCGTCGGCGATGCCCCGACCGACGTACTCCTCGTTGTCGTAGGCCTGCGCGGTGTCGATGTGGCGGTACCCCATTTCGAGCGCCTGTCGGACGCTCTCGGCGCACGTCTCACCGTCGGTGTTCTCCCACGTTCCCAGTCCGAGTCGCGGCATACCGTCGAGTGACTGCGCGTCGCTGTGTTCCTCGCGTTGAGCCATAACGGTTGTACGTTGTGCGACCGCGCCGAAAGTGGTTTCGGCGTCGGAAATCTCTGTGTTGCGGCCGCCGTCGCTCGGCGAAGTTTGCCGGAAGCGAAGAAAAGCCTTTTAACCCATTCACCGTATGTGGTCTGATAGCAAGGGCAGGCCCATGATAGACATCACGATGGACGTGGAGCAGTACGACTGCCCGTTTATCGACACCACCGACGACCACGGCGTCGGGTTCTCGGCCATCCAGTGGGACTTCGACCGGACGGACCGTCAACTGGAGACGCGACTGATGGTCGAGGGCGACGACCGCGACGAACTCACCGCCGGTCTCGGTGCCCTGCGCGACCACGAGAACATGCACGATTACGCCCTGCTGACACGCCGGGACAACGTCGCGCACATCCGGACGGTCATCGGCGAGACCGACGCGATGGCCGCGATTCGCCAGAACGGCGGCTACATCACCGGCCCGTTCCACATCGAGGAGGGGAGCGAAATCTGGCACGTCGGCTTCGACGACATCGAGTGCGAGGACACGACGCTGGCGGAACTCGAACGCGACAACGAGTTCGACGTTCTGGAACGCGACAACACCGAACTGCCCGACCTGCAGGGGTTCGTCCAGAACGCGGGGGCGGCGATGACGCTCATCGAGGGCTGTCGCGACCTCTCGGACGTCGAGCGCGAGACGCTGGAAACCGCCGTGAGTGATGGCTACTTCGAGAGTCCGCGTGGGGCAACGCTCGGCCATCTGGCCGACGAGTTCGACGTGTCCAAGCCCGCGGTGTCGAAGAACCTCCGGCGCGGCCAGCAGAAGATGATAGAGCGCGTCGTGGAGGCCCTCGACGAACTGGAGTGAGGCGGTTGCCGCCGCGGTGGTCTGCCGGTGAGTCCTACTACAGGCGTCCGGCGTGTGACCGCAAGGGGTGGCGAGACGAGGAGTGTTCCGGATACCAGTCACACGGACGATACGTTTTTGTGAGTCGGCCGTGCACCACGAAAACGATGCCACGAGTCGAACGAACTGACGGGCCGAACCTCTCCTGTGACGCCTTCGAGGAGGGCCGCGAAGGGCTGATACTCAAGGACAACCACGGCCGGAACGTCGGCTGGATTCCGTTCGAGAGGGTCGAGCAGGTGCTTCCGGACGGCGGTCACTCGTAGGTCAGCGACGTCCCGTCGTCGAACCGCAGGTCCCCGCCGTTGAGGTGGCTGGCGTGCTTCGAGAAGCCGAACACGAACAGGTTCGCGACCTTCCGGCGGGTCGCTGCCAGTCCGTCCTTGCCGGACCGTGAGTCGCTGTTCACATGTTAACCCAGCAGTATTTGCCGGGGTACGGGTATCATTCTAATCTGTTATGGCGGATGACAGCGTTTCACGACGGCGATGGCTCGCTGCGCTCGGGGCGACCGGGGCGGCGGGTCTCGCCGGATGTACCGGCGGTGACGGTGGACAGAGTACGACAACTACAACTGCGAGCGACGAGACCGATGGCGGCATGACAGAGACCACGGCGAAGACGACCGAGCAGGCGAGCGTCTCCGGAAACGTGAAAATCGGCGTCCTCCAACCGACGTCGGGTGACCTCAAGTACTACGGCCAGCAGTCGCTGTGGGGCTTCTACTCCGGACTGGCGTACAAGGGCGACACCGACCCGATAACGGGGTCGAGTACGGGGACCCACACCGTCTCGGTCGGCGACACCGAGTACGAACTCGTCGTCCGGGACACCCAGTTCGCGGCCGACAAGGCCCAGTCGCTGGCGACCGACCTCGTGAAGAACGAGGAGGTGGACATGCTGTTCGGGTGTGCCTCTTCGAGCGCGGCCAACCGCGTCATCAAGACCGTGGTCAAACAGGCACAGGTCCCGTACATGGTGGGTCCGGCCGCGTCGGCCGACATCACCGCGAGTTCCGAGACCTGCGGAAATCTCGTGTTCCGCGCGAGCGAGAACACCGCGATGGACGCTCGCTCGGGCGGGAAGTACGTCGCCAACCAGACCGACGTGAGCAAGGTATACCTGTTCGGCGCGGACTACTCGTTCGGGAAGGCGGTCGTCAACAACTACGAGCAGGTGCTGAAGGACGAGGGCGTCGAAATCGTCGGGAAGAAGTTCGTCCCGCAGGGCCACTCCGAGTGGAAGGGACTGCTCGACAAGGCCAAGAACGCGGGCGCGGAGGGCATCGTGGGCGGATTTACGGTCGCCACGCTCCCGAAACTGTTCACGTCGTTCCTCAACGGGAACTACGACTACCGCGTCTTCGGCGGGTTCGCCACCCGAATCACCAACGCTATCGTGGGCCAGACGCTCCAGAAGGCGCTGGGCAAGCCCCTGACCAAGGAGAAACTGCAGGAGACGAAACTCGGCCCGTTTACGACGCGCTATCACTGGAACCAGTACGACAACGAAATCAACAACCAGTTCGTGGACACGTACACCAGCGCCTACGGCGTCGTGCCCGACCTGTTCACCTCCGGCACGTTCACCGCCGCCTCGGCCATCGCGCAGGCGGTCAATCAGAGCGGTTCGACCGAGGGCGCGGACATCGCCAGCGCGCTCCGCGGGATGACAGTGACGGACACGCCCAAGGGGAAGAACGGCTACACCTTCCAGAAGTACAACAATCAGGCCCAGTCGGCGATGACCGTGGCGAACCCGGTCCCGACCACCGACGAGTGGGCCGGGAACTGGAAGGCCGCCATCATGCCCAGCGAACCGCTGGCGACCATCGGGGCGAAGGAAGCGACGATTCCCAAGGACAGCGACCAGATGAACTGCTCGCTGTAGGCCATGTTGCGAACCTCCGGATTGACGAAGCAGTTCGGCGGTCTCACGGCCGTCGACGACGTGGACTTCGCGCTCGACGAGGGCGAACTCTGTTCGCTCATCGGCCCGAACGGCGCGGGCAAGACGACGTTCTTCGACCTGCTGACCGGCGTGCTGACCCCGACCGCGGGCACCATCGAGGTGCGCGAGGGGAGTGGGTGGCGCGACGTGACCGACGCCACGCCGTACGAGACGGCGAGCCTCGGTCTCCACCGGTCGTACCAGATTACGAACGCCTTCCCCACCAGTACGGTGCTGGAGAACGTCCGGGTCGCGGCGCAGGCCGCCAGCGGCGACGCGGCGAAGTTCTGGCGCAACGCCGGGGCCTTCGAGCGACACGTCGAGGAGGCTCACCGGATTCTGGACCGAGTGGGTCTCTCGACCGAGGCC encodes:
- a CDS encoding ABC transporter ATP-binding protein; its protein translation is MLRTSGLTKQFGGLTAVDDVDFALDEGELCSLIGPNGAGKTTFFDLLTGVLTPTAGTIEVREGSGWRDVTDATPYETASLGLHRSYQITNAFPTSTVLENVRVAAQAASGDAAKFWRNAGAFERHVEEAHRILDRVGLSTEAHTTAGSLSHGAKRQLEVAIALAGDPDVLLLDEPNAGVSSESVGRIIDLIEDVASDHAVLLVEHNMDIVMNVSDRVVVLNQGAVIAEGEPDAVRNDPTVQEAYLGGYEAGSLGETESDTEPTADDAGADPEEGTA
- a CDS encoding SHOCT domain-containing protein, with amino-acid sequence MNQPADTSTFRALHRLVEHYTPNGVLGRTLLGGTALSLAPFLFFGGIEMISPAATFGAFVTGLFATAVGIPAFLLGVFTLWPVYLSLIGNVESAAAYPDGAAEAQTDVETPEAVLKRRYAAGELSREEFERRLGDVMGTDGADRQSVRTAEETRREDRSERVRNR
- a CDS encoding aldo/keto reductase, whose product is MAQREEHSDAQSLDGMPRLGLGTWENTDGETCAESVRQALEMGYRHIDTAQAYDNEEYVGRGIADADVDRDDVFLATKVWTSNLSHDDVIETAKESLDKLGVEYVDLLYVHWPANEYDPEDTLPAFDQLHDDGLVENVGVSNFEPRHLDEAQEILDAPVFANQVEMHPLLPQDELVEYGQENDVNLVAYSPLARGKVFDVPEIQDVAEKHDASAAQVSLAWLLQRDGVAAIPKASSEDHIRDNWGALDLELDAEDVEKIASIEERDRRVDPDFGPWN
- a CDS encoding glutaredoxin codes for the protein MTFQPESDLTEEEVRERVDSTIADNEVVLFMKGNELMPQCGYSQKALELLQQHRDDYETVDVLDALPEFRAALEDHSGWETIPQTFVDGEFVGGSDVLAELDERGELADELSA
- a CDS encoding ABC transporter substrate-binding protein; this translates as MADDSVSRRRWLAALGATGAAGLAGCTGGDGGQSTTTTTASDETDGGMTETTAKTTEQASVSGNVKIGVLQPTSGDLKYYGQQSLWGFYSGLAYKGDTDPITGSSTGTHTVSVGDTEYELVVRDTQFAADKAQSLATDLVKNEEVDMLFGCASSSAANRVIKTVVKQAQVPYMVGPAASADITASSETCGNLVFRASENTAMDARSGGKYVANQTDVSKVYLFGADYSFGKAVVNNYEQVLKDEGVEIVGKKFVPQGHSEWKGLLDKAKNAGAEGIVGGFTVATLPKLFTSFLNGNYDYRVFGGFATRITNAIVGQTLQKALGKPLTKEKLQETKLGPFTTRYHWNQYDNEINNQFVDTYTSAYGVVPDLFTSGTFTAASAIAQAVNQSGSTEGADIASALRGMTVTDTPKGKNGYTFQKYNNQAQSAMTVANPVPTTDEWAGNWKAAIMPSEPLATIGAKEATIPKDSDQMNCSL
- a CDS encoding phosphoadenosine phosphosulfate reductase family protein; translation: MPEDFPDYVDVDYSDGEGEEPEDYASMEHKIEKAIEVTREGLEQYENPAVMWTGGKDSTLTLYFIKEVAEKYDLPTPTAVFIDHFQHFDEIHDFVSKWEDEWDLDVVYASNDDVGEYAEENDLSPGDDIPIDALNDHNQHHVREILEYEEDTFPFLLDTYVGNHLLKTVALNDTIEELDIDGIISGVRWDEQEARADETFFSPRHDPDIYPPHDRVQPILQFDERAVWDAFWHFVVPDTVDEYPDDGYVPQSDDDLPNGLTQDDIPVSPKYFAGFRSLGSEVSTEKSDEEPAWLQDLEDTTERAGRAQDKEDLMERLRDLGYM
- a CDS encoding helix-turn-helix domain-containing protein, producing the protein MIDITMDVEQYDCPFIDTTDDHGVGFSAIQWDFDRTDRQLETRLMVEGDDRDELTAGLGALRDHENMHDYALLTRRDNVAHIRTVIGETDAMAAIRQNGGYITGPFHIEEGSEIWHVGFDDIECEDTTLAELERDNEFDVLERDNTELPDLQGFVQNAGAAMTLIEGCRDLSDVERETLETAVSDGYFESPRGATLGHLADEFDVSKPAVSKNLRRGQQKMIERVVEALDELE